The genomic DNA CCTAAGGTGATACTGCTGCTGCCGAGGATACTTTAAGTAGCAAGGAAGAGTGTGCCTCATGTGGCTTGTGCGTAAATCAGTACATGCCATAATAACATTTGccttctgcatctgtggattctCTACCAGGGGCCTCTTCCCTACCTTGATGCTGCccatttctcatttttcactgATTATATCTCTAAAAGCTGGAGTCATCAGTTAAGATAAGGCATCTACTCGTCTCCACTTAGTTCATAAAAACTTCACAGAGATAAAAACAGtctgaaataaacagaaatggaCACCACAAATTAACTTACATAATAGGTTTATACTTAACATAGTATTTCTCACCATGGAGATGTTACTtaattaatataaacattttttgtttttgttaaacaATAAATCTCTTCTCCATTTCAATGTcaatataaagtattttttttacattaaatctTCTCTCCATTTCAATGTTAGATACATTGAATACATTTTCTGAACTTTTTCCCACACAGAGATAAGTTTTAATTTCTGACCAACTGTATTTAATGTCTAGGTACAGTACTAACTTGgagataacaaaacaaaaatccaataaaaatatggagaaaaattCCTCAATgatgcaggaggcagtgattataACTGAACAGTGGCAATTTCCTAGGATTCTGGGCAAGAGTTTCTTTCTTCCTACTGAGAATTCTGAAACTATGAAATATTACTTATGCAAATTTCAGCAAATGCAAATTACAGATGGCATTTTCCAGTGCATTATCTGTTGTGACAAAAACATGTTGTTTTACCTTTAATACAGTATatcaatttgttcctttttataggaAAATACCCAATAAATTGAAACTTCTCTATTAACTGTTTTTTGGGAACTTTCAGACACCAAAGCTCAGTTCTGAAACTCAATAGCACAAAGGTTTTCAGAGGAAGGTTTGATTCAGGAGGCCCTTCAAAGTCatatctgtccatttctttttcGTGCATACACCCCCAAACAAGCACAAATGCCTGTAATACTGAGAATCACACCTAACAAGAGAGCAATTGCATCTCCGGCTTCTACTGCTTCAACAACAGGCAGCaccaaaagcaatgaaaagaggACTAGGAACAACTGTGTTGAAACTGAGATCATGATGTGGCTGGTTCTTGAAGGATGATCTCTATAAattaaaacatggaaaaaaaaggaatcattAAAAATTCCAACCTTTTCACATGACAATATGAATACATGATAAGTAACAGTTCATGCAACCTTTTCAATTAGGGCCTATAAATTATATTCAGACTCATCTCATTTTATGGTGAAAGAACCTTTGGGAAGTAAATGGTAATTAAAGATAGTCATTTGAGGCTCATCTCCCTTTCTCATGATAATTTCCTGACTCCAGCGATTTTTCCACACGGTATAAGGCCAACACTATGGgtatcaacaaaacagaaattgaacAGTAGAACATAAGAAAGATAGATGATGATGCACAAGACAGTAACTTGGAAACTGTCCTAGAGagtgaaaattatattttcttaggACCTCTCCCATCCAGGAAATGCAGACAAATCTAGCAAAGTCAAACAACATATAGCTGTGAAGTCGTGGGGAAATAGTAAGACTTACCAAAGAAAGCGGTACTGAATTCTATCTGAGTCCCTTCCAGCAGCTCCGGATGCAGAGGCTAAGAGATTCCACGTGACAGCGCCTACTATCAGAGGGGCGTAGCAGgatttaaaaattacacattattaattattattattttaaagaggcATCTAGAGTCAGCGCAGAGCGGGGAGGTTGTATGGAAGGGAGAAGAATGggtaaaaactaaagacaaacaGTTTGTTCAAACGGGAACTAGATTTAAAAGTTCGTTAGTTCGCCTATaaagaaaaagctaaaaaaaaaaaaaaaaaaaaaaaagtcaaccgaAAACCAAGTTCGTCCCAGGACTTGAAagtaagactttaaaaacaatCCCTGCTTTGGCCCGGCAAGGTGCAAATTTGCCCCGTTTGACAAATACACTGGGCAAGCTAAGGAGCCTTCGGAGACAAGCTCGTACATTACCTTCAAGGAAGCAGCCATTACAGAATTGGTGAGCAGGGCGATGTCTCCAAACTACATTTCCCACAATCCCCGGTGCCCACAACTCCCAGGGTTCTCCGGCGCGCTTCCATGTAACTGGCTGTGGGATGACGGTCCGGCTGTACCGGTGACGCGAAGGGGCGAGCTCCAGGGTTTCCTCACGTGGCCAAGCCTGTTACTGGTAAAGTGGTGTGTATTTGTACGGAAGCTCACtgaaaaaaaaggtcaaaaaatgacagcaagtgtttttcttttattttttaatgctgttAAAGGTTTCAAGACACACAAGAATTTTTGTCCTTTGACTGAAATGCATGCACCTCAGTCTGAAGAGATCATTGGAACAAAGCGGAAAATCTCTCAGATACATTTAAACTAGCAGCTTCTAACATTTTTGAAGGAGGGAATCCTTTGACACCATCTTTTAAATGTCTTATGACATTTGTTAATTCTTTTTAAGCAGTGGGGGAAAATATGATTAATAAGACGTTTTGGAAAGTGTTTAATACGTTTGTAGGGAAAAACAGGAAGTTTAAGGAAAAACAAGTTAACATTCTTTAGATCTCGGATTCAGGTTCTAGAGTTCTGAGTTTCCTCATTCCGGAGTGCAGTGTATGGTACACTTTAGAGACTTCTTACTCATGTGTTTGTGATACCCACCCTAAATATCCCCAAATATGGAAAGTTGTAAATTATTACTTTTAAGTCATAAGGATAAATTATTTGCATAAGAACCCTTCCTGAAAGGCTTTCTTGCAATCTAATCTATGAAATCCTTACGGAAACTTTCTAGTCATCCAGTCTTCTGAACTCTCATTTactgactgctgctaagtcacttcagtcgtgtctgactctctgttaccccatagacggcagcccaccaggctcccccgtccctgggattctccaggcaagaacactggagtcggttgcatttccttctccaatgcatgaaagtgaaaagtgaaagtgaagtcgctcagtcgtgtccgactcctagcgaccctatggactgcagcctaccaggcgcctccgtccatgggattttccaggcaagagtactggagtgggttgccattgccttctcccctcatTTACTGACTAGAAAATTTATTTGGCACCCAGGAAATTATCAGTTATTAATGATGTGGCTTAGTCCCTCTGATTCAGTCTCTCAGACACAGAAGGTATATTTCAGTTCGGTGCCTGTAATtggcatgtaatttttttttttttactattggtcatctttttttcttacacTTTACTTATCTGTGGACTGACAGCAATGCTTTATATTGCTAgcttctaacacacacacagcaggtgctcagaaaTGTTGGTTGATAAcaattatttgaataaataaatgtgccATCTGGATTCCATGAGAGACAAAGCAGTGTCAAATAAACCAAAGCAAGGTGTCTTGCGAATTGGAAGTCTGTGGATAATTACGCAATAAAGTCAGCATTGCTTCTCTaaacttgattattttttttaaaacttgactattttaacaaattctgtctttgatttattttccttGAGCCCCTAGTTTTGTACTTTTCTAATCAGTTATATTTGAAATAggagctattttaaaatattctctagtATTCTAGTGTGAACAATTTGGGGATTTAATTTTTCCATATATGTTTATTCAGTTATCTGAAGTCAGCAGAGACCACAACAAATTTAGTATTATTGCAGACTTGTTTCTAGGTGTGTCAGCATTGAAAATAATGGACTAATTTTAACTTTGAAGAGTCTGTAGGTggtaaaatgctttttctttaaattatgttaAGAGATCACTTGGCCTATCTGAAAAAGAGTGGCAGAAGTTTGTGCAGGGATGTTTTGGACCCGtgtagtttcaaaataaaattggttAACTTTTTTAACCAGCATCTCCCCTAATCAGGCAATTTAACAAAGGTGTTGCTATATATGCTTTTGTCTACCTTATCACAACCCTAATTTCCAAGTAGAATGGTATCCtagttctcagttttcttttcttactccCCTGACtagaggtttaaaaataaatcagatcaTTTATTCCTTGCTTAAAGTTCTCCAGTTCCATCACAACAAGCATAAGTCCACACTCCTTATTAAGACTCCACAATATGCCCTACACATTTtggcctctgcctgcctttcTAACATCAGCCTACCAGTCGCTCATTCTTTCATGCTTATTCCGATCGAATCACACTCATCTTTTTGCTGTTTCTTAAACATGCCAATTTTGTGGTTTTATtgattcaaatttttattgaatcaAATTTTGTTCATTAATGTTTAGCCACTTTTATACTATTCATAGTAGAAACTACCTTATAAGTAAGAAGTCTACTTTTGGGCTAAACTGTGAAGGTGTTTAGAGATTATTTTGAGTCTTCACTCAAAATTTAGGTATTACATATTTTCTCTATCATATTAATAGCAAAACTTTATGTCTACATGTATATAAGACACAGGATGGTAAAATGCTTTTTCTAAAGCATTTCTAAAACAGAAGCATACTTTGTTAGGAACCTGTCTATAATGGTCCCTATTTATTCCTCTGTCCATTTGGTGCACAATTGGTAAGTCCACCTggatgctgtattttttttttttccttagtgatACCTGAATGGTTTCTTTTAAGTACTTTTTATTGCTAGATGAGCAGTATTGGCATTTTTGGTGATTTAGTGCTTTGTTGTGCTGACATTATATTGCAGGATGTTTAGCATCTCTAGCCTGTGCCtgctcaatgaaaataaaattgcccAATCATGAAGAGAATCAATTCTCCTCACTATTGCCAGACAGTCTTTGATGAGATACTGTTCCTAGTTGAGAACTACTCAAGttttcatcaagaaaataaaaggagtagttgaaaacagaatgaaacagtttacacacacacacacatacaccacacccCCCAACACTGCAGTGCTCTAAGGTTTTAGATCCTTTCTCCCTTGGTTATGCTGATTTTGTTGTTAtctattgatttcctttgggtcctaccagcatcttttccagataGGTTTCCTTGATCACTGTCTTATAAAAGCACTGATAAGCAAATTGAGGTgagatttctgcttctgtttctgtcACTTAGTCTTTAAGCTGTGGAGAGGTGCTGTGATGTAGTATATGGAATATTAGCTTTTCCTCTGGCTGATGTCATGGATTTGAgtagttacttaatctctctgaaacttactttacttttataaaatatgctttgtgagaattaagtgaaatgTTTCTAATGTGACCAAAAAGATGCCAGAGCTCAGTACGTACCAATTCTCtcttatttgtatttctgttcCCCTAGTTACTGGTTGAGAGTTAGGGTCTCTGGGATTAGGCCACTTGGTTAGAATTCTGGCTCTGCTGCTTGTTAAATGTATGTAAGCATTTGTAAAACTCAGCTTGTCCTTCTATACAACGGGATACAGTAGTACCTACTTCATATGtatattatgaggattaaatgagttaatttctGGAATTAGTGGCTGGTATATAGTGGGCCCTCATTAAATATTAACTATTGTTACTTTATGCtgctaatattcttgcctggagacttccgtggacagaggagcctggtgggctgctgtccatggggtcacacagagttggacacgactgaagcgacttagcattcatgcatgcattggagaaggaaatggcaacccacttcagtgttcctgcctggagaatcccagggacagagaagcctggtgggctgccgtctatggggtcgcacagagtcagacacaactgaagcgacttagcatgcagcaacAGCAGCTGTTAATAAAATCCATGAAATTTGGGGTCTTCAAGATGTGCCTTCTCTCCATTGTGAATATGCTCTTCTGCAGACAAACATGGTAAATAAAAAATGTCTGTGGAACTCCCCTGATACAGAGGCATTttaggtatggcaacccactccagtattcttccttagagaatcccgtgaacagaggagcctggggggctgtagtcccccagggttgcaaagagtcagatatgaatgaagcaacttaacacgcatACACTCAGGCTTTGGCTTCAGAGCTGACTGGAAAACATTCCCCTATTAGGCAAAGGCTGTCTGTTTGTTCCTTTGATgggattttaatatttatttcatagcCACTGGTGGttacatttatctttaaaatatattctctattCAGTGATTGTCACATCATTGATTCATCATACTGGATCAAAAGGGTTTTGAAAATATAGGTAATAGGGTCTAGATATGGGTGAATAGCTCCAAGAAATCATTCACCTGGAATGAACTCTATGGCTACCTGAAGAAAACCCAACAAACACTTTTGAATTCTATTTCTAATTACAGCAGCTAATCTATAACTCTGCAttgctttttctataaatttCAGCAAAGAAAATGGCAGCGTTAGAAGCTTTGCTAAAAGGAAATATAATAATTGAGACTGTGGGCTCAGAGAAAtgtattattctttctttttttaaaatttattttttaatcaaaggataattgttttacagaattttgttgttttctgtcaaacctcaacatcaatcagtcataggtatacatatatcccctccctctaaaaaatttttatgtatttatttatttttgactgtgctaggtctttgttgttgtgaAAGGGTTTTCTCTGGTTCTGGGGAGCGGAGGCTACACTTctttgtggaacacaggctctagagtgtgggttcACTAGTTATTGTGCATGGGCAtagttgctccatggcctgtgggttcttcctggactggggatgGAACCTTGTATCcacctgcatgggcaggcagattctttacccctgagacaccagggaagcccagaaacataTTACTCTTGATGGATTGTTAATGATATAATTAATTGCAGAGCTTGCAGGACAGAAGGAAATATTTCTGTCTTACTCCTGAGAGATGGCACTCAACACAGTGTTGAACATGGTACCAAGATTTTTATCTTACCTCCtttgcttctgtaaggtccactGTTTGAATAGGATAAGCATTATTCTTACAACGCCTATTTACAACTAATTTGCTTATCTTCATGGATGAGGGAACTCTATTTTGCCaaatagctttaaaaatcatgtttgtttctctttaaagTTTGACTTGTTAAGTCAAAGGTCATACATGTGGTTTTTATTAGTTTATAATGTATACTGTAATTGGAAATGTCAACTCAGGATTTGCTAGTATTAAGTgatgtagtgaaagtgaagtctctcagtcatgtccgactctgcgaccccatggattgaagcctaccaggcttctccgtccatgggattttccaggcaagaatactagagtggggttgccatttccttcttcaagggatcttcccaacccagggatcgaacccaggtctccttcaatgcaagcagacgcttttaccctctgagccaccagggaagcccccaagtgaTGTAGAGACAGGGATTAATTTCTGAGATACAGTGAGTATAATGATCCCCTCTATTCCTTTGAcctgaagttgttttttttaaatttctgatgtGCCTGTAAACTATCTTAACGAACTATTATTTCCTAACTGTAACTCAGATTTAGATGTTTTGTCTAGATCACTGACAAGGACAATGAGTGCTATGTTGTACATATGTAGTTCCCTCTTCTAAAACAGATGAGCATTTCCTTAGCAGTGCTACAGAGATGAGCAGCTTCTTCTGTGCCAAGCATCTGCTAGCTACAGGTTCTGCTTGTGAACATCTCTGGTAGCAACATGAACCACAGCTCTTCTGAAGCAGTGCCATATTCCatacccccacctcctgcccaagTTGTCTGAATGCTCCTGCAGGCTTCTATATAGTTCCTCTTTTGGCATTAAATATCTAGTGTTATCAGATCCAGAATTTAGTCTTTCAGTTTAGGAGAACCTAAGCTTATACCATCCTTCACTGAAACAGAGGAGGTCACTGCTAGGTAATGATACTCAGAGACCAAGAACATTACTTTAGACGCACATCTGAGTGGTAGAGGGCAAAATGTCACGTCAGTTGTTACTGAGAAGTGGTTTCAGTGATGATTGAAGAAGTTGCTTCTGCTTATTTTAACTGTTCGAAGTGGGTCATTGGTAGTCCCTGAAGGAAGGGGCTTCTGGGATCCATCAGGGAAGGCAGGATAGGCTGACATCAAGATATTGCAGTGACTGGTGTGTATCAGGAAGTTCATAAAACCCAGACTTCCTCATTAGTGATTGAGCCCAGCCAAGTGAGTGGAGACattttattggagcttcagaattAAAAAAGGCCATCCCAGAGTTAGTCAGTATTTCCCATCAGTAATAGGACATTCATCACTGAGACTGCTGCATTAGAACTGACTAATCATTAGGCTAACAGGATGAGATAAACTGCACTTTTCAAAGCTGTTCAGTGGCTTCAGAAAAAACTCCTGCTGCGTCTGAACGCTCCAGTGCCAGAATTTTACAGACATGTATGGGCAAGCTGCAAAAGATCATTTTTCATATGGTTCCAGGCACCATCTAGAGCCTGCTGCCAATGTAGGCTTGATTTCCACCAAAGAACCTTAGTAATCTGTGAGAATCAATCACATACACAAGTCTGTGGTGTTCAGGAAGCAGAGGAACCACGCCCGCAGGCACTGACAAATTCAAATTTTACATTGCTGGGGTTCCAGGAGCAGGCTA from Bos mutus isolate GX-2022 chromosome 4, NWIPB_WYAK_1.1, whole genome shotgun sequence includes the following:
- the SMIM30 gene encoding small integral membrane protein 30, with translation MISVSTQLFLVLFSLLLVLPVVEAVEAGDAIALLLGVILSITGICACLGVYARKRNGQI